In one Neobacillus sp. CF12 genomic region, the following are encoded:
- a CDS encoding AI-2E family transporter: MAKKKFQYWLIQVLLILTIIWVSTKISFLFEPIGIFFSTIFFPILITGFLYFLLNPVVNFLQRHKVPRLLAIIIIYVVFILICVLAIGNLIPAITKQFTALANELPVYADKTMQFFDKVVQSTEFKWVMDEQKDILETVQERLIEFANTLPNTITGSITNILGVITNIAIILVTVPFLLFYMFKDGHRFPSAISKFLPTAYREEGLSILKETGDTLSAYIQGQVTVALAVGTLAFIGYLIIDLPFALVMALIVAFTNIIPYIGPILGGAPAVIVALFDSPTKALLVVVVILIAQQIEGNVLSPLILGKSLDTHPATIIIILLAAGNLAGVLGMVLAIPFYAVMKTIVLNLVKFLRARKNAAKHIQT, translated from the coding sequence TTGGCAAAGAAAAAATTTCAATACTGGTTAATACAGGTTCTGTTAATATTAACCATCATTTGGGTTTCCACCAAGATATCGTTCTTATTTGAACCAATCGGAATCTTTTTTTCGACCATCTTTTTTCCGATTCTAATCACAGGATTTCTTTATTTTCTCCTTAACCCTGTTGTTAATTTTCTACAACGTCATAAAGTACCCAGGCTATTAGCCATCATTATCATTTATGTTGTATTTATCCTCATTTGTGTACTTGCGATTGGAAATTTAATACCAGCCATTACCAAACAATTTACGGCCCTTGCAAATGAGCTTCCAGTGTATGCAGATAAAACCATGCAGTTTTTTGATAAAGTCGTACAATCAACCGAATTTAAATGGGTGATGGATGAGCAAAAGGATATTCTTGAGACAGTTCAGGAAAGACTTATTGAATTTGCAAATACGCTTCCGAACACGATTACTGGCAGCATAACGAATATTCTTGGTGTGATTACGAATATTGCAATCATTCTCGTAACGGTACCCTTTTTATTATTCTATATGTTTAAAGATGGACACAGGTTCCCTTCAGCAATCTCAAAATTCCTTCCCACTGCCTACAGGGAGGAAGGTTTATCCATTTTAAAAGAGACAGGTGATACACTCTCTGCCTATATACAAGGACAAGTTACGGTTGCTTTGGCTGTAGGTACGCTAGCTTTTATCGGATACCTAATTATTGATTTACCCTTTGCACTCGTAATGGCCTTAATCGTAGCTTTTACCAATATTATTCCTTATATCGGACCAATTCTTGGAGGAGCACCCGCTGTTATCGTTGCACTATTTGATTCTCCTACTAAAGCGTTGTTAGTCGTTGTAGTTATTCTCATTGCACAACAAATTGAAGGAAATGTGTTATCGCCGCTCATTCTTGGAAAAAGCTTAGACACCCACCCAGCAACCATCATCATTATATTGCTGGCTGCTGGAAATCTAGCCGGTGTTTTAGGGATGGTCCTGGCAATCCCGTTTTACGCAGTTA
- a CDS encoding YozE family protein, translated as MKSFYHFLMKYRHPEPKDAISVFANEAFLDHSFPKISKDYHELSSYLEFNGHYLNSMSVFDEAWDLYLLSESKSK; from the coding sequence ATTAAATCCTTTTATCACTTTCTAATGAAATACCGGCACCCTGAACCAAAGGATGCCATTAGTGTTTTTGCAAACGAGGCTTTTTTGGATCATAGCTTCCCAAAAATATCGAAAGACTACCACGAACTCAGTTCCTACTTGGAATTTAACGGCCATTATTTAAATTCCATGTCTGTATTTGATGAGGCATGGGATCTTTATTTGCTATCGGAAAGTAAATCAAAATAA